Proteins co-encoded in one Candidatus Palauibacter australiensis genomic window:
- a CDS encoding OmpA family protein: protein MRLSHRFSPILLVALLATACSGNPEPEPVPPPPPPPPPPVVDDSADREAAAARLCDQAMTAMEEGDFTRARELLERAVNDYPGTTCAESAPANIERAMDGEAIVARIHFDYNESAITDAAAAILQRKADALGDRSGIRLRVEGHCDERGSLEYNQALGLRRAQAAVDYLSSLGLDADRFDVVTFGEEMPLARGSNESAWRQNRRGEFVITDGDI from the coding sequence ATGCGGCTGAGCCACCGATTCTCTCCCATTCTTCTCGTTGCGCTACTGGCGACGGCGTGTAGCGGCAACCCGGAGCCGGAGCCGGTCCCCCCCCCGCCCCCGCCCCCCCCGCCCCCGGTCGTGGATGACAGCGCGGACCGCGAGGCGGCCGCGGCCCGTCTCTGCGACCAGGCGATGACGGCCATGGAGGAGGGCGACTTCACGCGAGCGCGCGAATTGCTCGAGCGGGCCGTAAACGACTATCCCGGCACGACGTGCGCGGAGTCCGCGCCCGCGAATATCGAGCGCGCGATGGACGGAGAGGCGATCGTTGCGCGGATTCACTTCGACTACAACGAGTCCGCCATCACGGACGCCGCCGCCGCGATTCTGCAGCGCAAGGCGGACGCGCTCGGGGATCGGTCCGGCATCCGCCTCCGGGTCGAGGGCCATTGCGACGAGAGGGGTTCCCTCGAGTACAACCAGGCGCTCGGCCTGAGAAGGGCCCAGGCCGCGGTCGACTACCTCTCCAGCCTGGGGCTGGACGCCGACCGCTTCGATGTCGTGACGTTCGGGGAGGAGATGCCGCTGGCCCGGGGGAGCAACGAGTCGGCGTGGCGGCAGAATCGTCGCGGCGAATTCGTCATCACGGACGGAGACATCTAG
- the tatC gene encoding twin-arginine translocase subunit TatC produces MRLRRQTRGATDQAEMPFLDHLDELRSRLIRALLALLVGMIIGLVAVMQWDVLGIVQRPIADLLPGEALNYSSVTTPFITILKLGFIVGLIAAFPYLAWQAWGFLSPALYESERRFAIPAIASGTILFIAGISMAYFLVLPLGLEILLTFFTFDELNPVIMINEYLTFAVRLILAFGLIFELPVVLVFLSLLGIVTPEGLAKYRRHAIVVMAVVSAFLTPADPYTMLAMMLPMMFLYEISVIMIRVLRRRRQETEQASEEGSSA; encoded by the coding sequence ATGAGGCTGCGGAGACAGACCCGAGGTGCGACCGATCAGGCGGAGATGCCCTTCCTGGATCACCTGGATGAGCTTCGCTCTCGTCTGATCCGGGCGCTCCTCGCGCTCCTCGTCGGCATGATCATCGGGCTCGTGGCCGTGATGCAGTGGGACGTGCTCGGCATCGTCCAGCGGCCGATCGCGGATCTCCTCCCGGGCGAGGCCCTTAACTATTCCAGCGTGACGACTCCGTTCATCACCATCCTCAAGCTCGGCTTCATCGTGGGGCTCATCGCGGCCTTCCCCTATCTCGCCTGGCAAGCCTGGGGCTTCCTCTCGCCGGCTCTGTACGAGAGCGAGCGCAGGTTCGCCATCCCGGCGATCGCCTCGGGCACCATCCTCTTCATCGCCGGCATCTCGATGGCGTACTTCCTCGTCCTGCCGCTCGGGCTCGAGATCCTGCTAACCTTCTTCACCTTCGATGAGCTCAACCCGGTCATCATGATCAACGAGTACCTGACCTTCGCGGTTCGGTTGATCCTGGCGTTCGGGCTCATCTTCGAGCTGCCGGTGGTGCTTGTCTTCCTGTCGCTGCTCGGGATCGTGACGCCCGAAGGGCTCGCCAAGTACCGGCGTCACGCGATCGTCGTGATGGCCGTGGTCTCGGCGTTCCTCACGCCCGCTGACCCCTACACGATGCTCGCGATGATGCTGCCGATGATGTTTCTGTACGAGATCTCGGTGATCATGATCCGGGTGCTTCGGCGGCGTCGACAGGAGACGGAGCAGGCCTCCGAGGAAGGAAGCTCCGCCTGA
- a CDS encoding TonB C-terminal domain-containing protein, producing the protein MRLYGGAEAGGGRGRWRAWRRGGPQRHGRPPRRAVYGSLGVHGGLLVLAVFGDAVIRPAELPTTYRVNLVAFAPDDAPIRVDPSPPEVAEEENRPPPPEPTPDPVPQVETPTVEAEVQIEREAEPEPARTEEVGEEVRTIRIAGEISAWPEYEENIIRQIQRRWRPPVGARELRAEIYFIIHRDGRVTGFEWVARSGSLVFDVQAMGAVESAGRDRAFGPLPDDFPADALAVSFFFDPSAR; encoded by the coding sequence ATGAGGCTGTACGGAGGGGCGGAAGCCGGGGGCGGTCGGGGACGCTGGCGCGCATGGCGGCGCGGAGGGCCGCAGCGCCACGGGCGTCCTCCCAGGCGGGCCGTGTACGGCTCGCTGGGCGTCCACGGAGGCCTCCTGGTCCTCGCGGTGTTCGGCGACGCCGTGATCCGCCCGGCTGAACTGCCCACGACGTACCGGGTGAACCTCGTCGCGTTCGCCCCGGACGATGCGCCGATCCGCGTCGATCCCTCGCCGCCCGAGGTCGCGGAAGAGGAGAACCGGCCGCCTCCGCCCGAGCCGACGCCCGACCCGGTGCCGCAGGTGGAGACGCCCACCGTGGAGGCCGAGGTTCAGATCGAGCGCGAGGCGGAACCGGAACCCGCGCGGACCGAGGAAGTCGGCGAGGAGGTGCGCACGATCCGGATCGCCGGCGAGATCTCGGCCTGGCCCGAGTACGAGGAGAACATCATCCGCCAGATCCAGCGCCGCTGGCGGCCCCCCGTCGGGGCGCGCGAGCTTCGGGCCGAGATCTACTTCATCATCCACCGGGACGGACGGGTGACGGGCTTCGAGTGGGTGGCCAGATCCGGGAGCCTGGTCTTCGATGTCCAAGCGATGGGAGCCGTGGAATCGGCGGGCCGCGACCGGGCCTTCGGCCCGCTTCCCGACGACTTCCCGGCCGACGCGCTCGCCGTCTCGTTCTTCTTCGACCCGAGCGCACGCTGA
- a CDS encoding biopolymer transporter ExbD: MKRRFTQQADGIGVVAEINVTSLVDVAFTLLIIFMITAPILQGGIEIDLPEGVSAPLSAADALVVSIDADGQIYLDDVPVTFEEFDASLGLALDRFESDQVYLKADGDLALREATRVMGPIQDAGGVLNIVTDPDPRRRRP; the protein is encoded by the coding sequence ATGAAAAGGCGCTTTACACAGCAGGCCGACGGGATCGGCGTCGTGGCGGAGATCAACGTCACGAGCCTCGTCGATGTCGCGTTCACCCTCCTCATCATCTTCATGATCACGGCGCCCATTCTCCAGGGCGGCATCGAGATTGATCTGCCGGAGGGCGTCTCCGCGCCTCTCAGCGCCGCCGATGCGCTCGTGGTCTCGATCGACGCCGATGGGCAGATCTACCTCGATGACGTGCCGGTGACGTTCGAGGAGTTCGACGCTTCGCTCGGGCTGGCCCTCGACCGCTTCGAGTCGGACCAGGTGTACCTGAAGGCGGATGGCGACCTCGCCCTGCGGGAGGCGACGCGGGTCATGGGTCCGATTCAGGACGCCGGCGGCGTGCTGAACATCGTCACCGATCCGGACCCGAGGCGTCGCCGTCCATGA
- a CDS encoding tetratricopeptide repeat protein: MKHAAVAVLLGVAAAACASRGDVETMGDALRDDIAVLAEGQRRLAEAVQADLESIESSSQRRETTGRGELERLIDRVEDLFEQIIEMSAQNNQLLNDIYENQRSLGSPSRAGFPGSADAGPPAAGPTSTESDSASGSGSDEASQFYALALGMYQRGNIETARDAFRDFLAVYGGHEFAPDAQYWVARTYEDAEDPGGALEEYRRLTELYPDSSRAPAALFRRAMIEAGRGNTAVARRLFAQIESGYPNSPEAPEARRERERLGG, translated from the coding sequence ATGAAGCATGCGGCGGTCGCCGTGCTGTTGGGCGTTGCGGCCGCCGCCTGCGCGTCCCGGGGCGATGTCGAGACGATGGGCGACGCCCTGCGGGACGATATCGCCGTTCTCGCGGAGGGTCAGCGGCGGCTGGCCGAGGCGGTGCAGGCGGACCTGGAGTCGATCGAGAGTTCGAGCCAGCGCCGCGAGACGACGGGACGAGGCGAACTCGAACGGCTCATCGATCGGGTCGAGGATCTCTTCGAGCAGATCATCGAGATGTCCGCGCAGAACAACCAGTTGCTCAACGACATCTACGAGAATCAGCGCAGCCTGGGCTCCCCCTCTCGGGCGGGTTTCCCCGGATCGGCCGACGCGGGCCCGCCCGCCGCGGGTCCGACCTCAACGGAATCGGACTCCGCGTCCGGCTCTGGATCCGACGAGGCGTCCCAGTTCTACGCGCTGGCGCTCGGCATGTACCAGCGCGGCAACATCGAGACCGCGCGCGACGCGTTCCGCGACTTCCTCGCCGTCTACGGCGGCCACGAGTTCGCACCCGACGCCCAGTACTGGGTGGCGCGCACGTACGAGGACGCCGAGGATCCCGGTGGCGCTCTCGAGGAGTACCGCCGGCTGACGGAGCTCTATCCGGATTCGAGCCGGGCTCCCGCGGCGCTCTTTCGCCGGGCGATGATCGAGGCGGGGCGCGGCAACACGGCGGTGGCGAGGCGGTTGTTCGCCCAGATCGAAAGCGGCTATCCGAACAGCCCCGAGGCGCCGGAGGCCCGCCGGGAACGCGAGAGGCTGGGCGGTTAG
- the nrdR gene encoding transcriptional regulator NrdR codes for MQCPGCNHMEARVVDSRTSRGGRAIRRRRECLSCGERFTTYEQVEEEPLLVMKRDGGSETYDRGKLLESVRVACTKRPVSNREIESLVDEIEQRLAAADQRDVASLRLGELVMEGLRALDQVAYVRFASVYRNFQDTTEFMEEVRQLGQLLRRAGHSAAGQVELFSAGGDEGR; via the coding sequence GTGCAGTGTCCCGGCTGTAACCACATGGAGGCGCGGGTCGTCGACTCCCGCACGAGTCGCGGCGGCCGGGCCATCCGCCGCCGCCGCGAGTGTCTCTCCTGCGGCGAACGCTTCACGACCTACGAGCAGGTCGAGGAAGAGCCTCTGCTCGTCATGAAGAGGGATGGCGGCTCGGAAACCTATGATCGCGGGAAGCTCCTCGAGTCCGTCCGCGTAGCCTGCACGAAGCGACCCGTATCGAACCGCGAGATCGAGTCTCTCGTGGATGAGATCGAGCAACGGCTGGCGGCCGCGGACCAGCGGGATGTCGCGAGCCTGCGGCTGGGAGAACTCGTCATGGAGGGGCTCCGCGCCCTCGACCAGGTCGCGTACGTGCGCTTCGCCAGCGTATATCGGAACTTCCAGGACACCACGGAGTTCATGGAAGAAGTGCGACAACTGGGACAACTGCTACGACGCGCCGGGCACAGCGCGGCCGGGCAGGTCGAACTGTTCTCGGCGGGAGGCGACGAGGGCCGATGA